Proteins encoded together in one Neobacillus sp. FSL H8-0543 window:
- a CDS encoding molybdenum cofactor biosynthesis protein B translates to MSTQEHKKEAPKAVRCKVITISDTRDKDTDKSGKLMMEMLENAGHMIVDYVIVKDETVPIQEEVIKGCDREDIDVILTNGGTGIAKRDVTIESVQEILDKEIVGFGELFRMLSYQEDIGSAAILSRAIAGVVRDTAVFATPGSSGAVKLAMNKLILPEIGHVVREIKKDL, encoded by the coding sequence ATGAGTACCCAAGAGCATAAGAAGGAAGCACCAAAGGCGGTTCGCTGTAAAGTTATAACAATTAGTGATACAAGAGATAAGGATACTGATAAGAGCGGAAAACTCATGATGGAAATGCTTGAAAATGCTGGGCATATGATTGTAGATTATGTGATTGTAAAAGATGAAACCGTACCGATCCAAGAAGAGGTTATTAAGGGGTGTGACAGAGAGGATATTGATGTTATTCTAACAAATGGCGGGACGGGTATCGCCAAGCGAGATGTCACGATTGAGTCGGTTCAAGAAATTCTTGATAAAGAAATTGTAGGTTTTGGAGAATTGTTTCGAATGCTTAGCTACCAGGAAGACATTGGATCAGCAGCGATCCTATCAAGGGCCATTGCTGGCGTTGTTCGTGATACGGCAGTGTTTGCTACTCCTGGCTCTTCAGGCGCCGTAAAGCTAGCAATGAATAAGTTAATTTTACCTGAGATTGGTCATGTAGTAAGGGAAATAAAGAAGGATTTATAA
- a CDS encoding heterocycloanthracin/sonorensin family bacteriocin has protein sequence MQNFQNELQMLGMDNYQVGEVIPMDYQSQDGDSRRCGGFGRCGGFGGGFGRCGGFGGGFGRCGGFGGGFGRCGGFGRCGGFGRCGGFGRCGGFGFGFPFLGGLAAGALLSAPYGYGYGYGYPYPYYDPYYAWY, from the coding sequence ATGCAAAATTTTCAAAATGAACTACAAATGTTGGGAATGGATAATTACCAAGTTGGTGAAGTAATACCTATGGATTATCAGAGTCAAGATGGCGATAGCCGTCGTTGTGGTGGATTTGGTCGTTGTGGCGGATTCGGTGGTGGATTCGGTCGTTGTGGCGGATTCGGTGGTGGATTTGGTCGTTGTGGCGGATTTGGTGGTGGATTCGGTCGTTGTGGCGGATTCGGTCGTTGTGGCGGATTTGGTCGTTGTGGCGGATTTGGTCGTTGTGGCGGATTTGGTTTTGGTTTTCCGTTCTTGGGTGGGTTAGCAGCAGGTGCATTATTATCAGCACCATATGGATACGGTTATGGTTATGGATATCCATACCCATACTACGATCCGTACTACGCTTGGTATTAA
- a CDS encoding EcsC family protein yields MSLTDREKAVLNNIREWESNLLNYEANDLELTYEKYLERSFSLLPEKVQSQFFSVIDSWLFHMHGIIQGSQLQMDAKERILSSGRIFKKNLENVEDLRELSIDQLQYIAMQHISRHRLYSFAQGGIAGTGGTLLLGSDIPAMAVINLRVVQLIAMTYGFEVNTPHDMMTSLKVFHTASLPPRLQKEGWSVLMNELEATGDQYFYEGNEEITDITWIEQPLQQLLKAIVIALFRKKTIQGIPLVSMAIGAGANYQFTRKVTELAHKYYQLRYLNEKEGLMK; encoded by the coding sequence ATGTCATTGACGGACCGGGAAAAAGCAGTTTTAAACAATATAAGGGAATGGGAAAGCAATTTATTGAATTACGAGGCAAATGATCTGGAATTAACGTATGAAAAATATTTAGAGCGTTCATTCAGCTTATTGCCTGAAAAGGTTCAAAGCCAGTTTTTTTCTGTTATTGATAGCTGGTTGTTTCATATGCATGGAATCATTCAAGGTTCTCAGCTTCAAATGGATGCCAAGGAAAGAATCCTTTCCTCAGGCAGAATCTTTAAAAAGAATTTAGAAAATGTTGAAGACCTTAGAGAATTATCGATCGATCAATTACAGTACATAGCAATGCAGCATATTTCAAGACACAGACTGTATTCCTTTGCGCAGGGTGGTATAGCTGGTACAGGCGGAACACTTTTATTAGGTTCAGATATTCCTGCAATGGCTGTAATTAACTTAAGAGTTGTTCAATTAATCGCCATGACATACGGATTTGAGGTAAACACTCCACATGATATGATGACTTCCTTGAAGGTCTTCCATACGGCTTCATTGCCTCCAAGATTGCAAAAAGAGGGTTGGTCAGTATTAATGAATGAATTGGAAGCTACTGGCGATCAATATTTTTATGAGGGAAATGAAGAAATTACAGATATAACCTGGATTGAACAGCCACTACAACAATTATTAAAAGCTATTGTAATCGCCTTGTTTCGAAAAAAAACCATTCAAGGGATCCCACTCGTAAGTATGGCGATTGGTGCGGGGGCAAATTATCAATTTACGAGAAAAGTAACCGAATTAGCACATAAATATTACCAGCTTCGTTATCTAAATGAAAAAGAGGGATTAATGAAATGA
- a CDS encoding universal stress protein — METNYRNILVAVDGSSEAEWAFKKAVEIAKRNNAKLLLGHVIDTRSFLLIDSYDPDIADRANKLAIDFLENYQKQAQDAGVTQVQYEIEYGSPKVKIPKEMAKKHQIDLIICGATGMNAVERFLIGSVSEHITRYARCDVLVVRTEKENKKTS; from the coding sequence ATGGAAACTAATTATAGAAATATTTTAGTTGCAGTTGATGGCTCTTCAGAAGCAGAGTGGGCGTTTAAAAAAGCAGTTGAGATTGCCAAAAGAAATAATGCTAAATTGCTATTAGGACATGTAATCGACACAAGGTCATTTTTATTAATTGACTCGTATGACCCGGATATTGCTGATCGAGCAAATAAACTGGCAATCGACTTCCTTGAAAATTATCAAAAACAAGCACAGGATGCAGGAGTTACTCAGGTACAATACGAAATTGAGTATGGTTCCCCAAAAGTAAAAATTCCTAAAGAAATGGCAAAAAAACACCAGATAGATTTAATCATATGCGGTGCAACTGGGATGAATGCAGTGGAGAGGTTCTTGATTGGCAGTGTTTCAGAACATATCACTCGTTATGCTCGTTGTGACGTCCTCGTGGTTCGAACAGAAAAAGAAAATAAAAAAACATCATAA
- the ald gene encoding alanine dehydrogenase — protein sequence MRIGVPKEIKNNENRVAMTPAGVTNLLNFGHEVFIEKGAGLGSGFRDEDYGSAGGKIVETASEAWSMDMVMKVKEPLPSEYSYFREGLILFTYLHLAPEPELTKALIEKKVVGIAYETVQLSNRSLPLLTPMSEVAGRMAAQIGAQFLEKVHGGKGILLSGVPGVQRGTVTVIGGGVAGTNAAKMAIGLGAKVTIIDLNPDRLRQLDDIFGSEVTTLMSNPYNIAEAVKESDLVIGAVLIPGAKAPKLVTEEMIQSMTPGSVVVDIAIDQGGIFETTDRITTHDNPTYIKHGVVHYAVANMPGAVPRTSTMALTNVTVPYAVQIANKGYRQACLDNEALLKGINTLGGYVTYKAVAEAQGLSYSDTKSLLEQL from the coding sequence ATGCGAATCGGCGTTCCAAAAGAGATAAAAAATAATGAGAACCGTGTTGCTATGACACCGGCAGGGGTTACAAACCTTTTGAATTTTGGCCATGAGGTCTTTATTGAAAAAGGAGCCGGATTAGGTTCTGGTTTTAGAGATGAAGATTATGGTTCAGCTGGAGGGAAAATAGTAGAAACTGCTTCTGAAGCTTGGTCCATGGATATGGTTATGAAGGTTAAAGAGCCGCTACCAAGTGAGTATTCCTATTTTCGTGAAGGTTTAATTTTATTTACATATTTACACTTAGCACCGGAGCCTGAATTAACAAAAGCGCTAATTGAAAAAAAAGTAGTAGGAATTGCCTATGAAACCGTACAACTTTCAAATAGGTCATTACCGTTATTGACACCAATGAGTGAAGTAGCTGGAAGAATGGCAGCGCAAATTGGTGCCCAATTCCTTGAAAAGGTTCATGGAGGAAAAGGAATTCTGCTTTCAGGAGTACCAGGCGTTCAAAGAGGGACAGTAACCGTCATTGGCGGCGGTGTAGCAGGAACGAATGCAGCAAAAATGGCAATTGGACTAGGAGCGAAGGTAACAATTATCGACCTAAATCCAGACCGTTTACGTCAGTTAGATGATATTTTTGGATCAGAGGTTACGACATTAATGTCTAATCCTTACAACATTGCTGAAGCGGTAAAAGAATCTGACTTAGTAATTGGTGCCGTTCTAATTCCAGGCGCTAAAGCACCAAAACTTGTAACAGAAGAAATGATTCAATCAATGACACCAGGCAGTGTCGTCGTGGATATTGCCATCGACCAAGGCGGAATTTTTGAAACAACTGACAGGATTACTACTCATGATAACCCAACATATATTAAACATGGTGTTGTTCATTATGCAGTTGCTAATATGCCTGGGGCTGTTCCAAGAACGTCAACAATGGCTTTAACTAATGTAACGGTCCCTTATGCCGTCCAAATTGCCAATAAGGGTTACAGACAGGCGTGTTTAGACAATGAGGCACTATTAAAAGGGATTAATACACTTGGCGGCTATGTAACGTATAAGGCGGTTGCAGAAGCACAAGGGCTTTCATACTCTGATACAAAATCATTACTGGAACAACTATAA